CCGAAGGCCAATACATCGGGCTGCACGAAGGAAGCATGCGAATTCGAAGCCGCCCTATCCGACCTGCAGGGCGAAGGAGTCAGCGTCATTGGCGTGTCGCGTGATGGCATGCCCGCGCTGGACAAATTCGCAGCCGACCATGGCCTGACCTTTCCGCTGGCTTCCGACAGCGATGGCCGCGTGACCGAGGCCTATGGCGTATGGGTGGAAAAGTCGATGTACGGCCGCAGATACATGGGTATCGAGCGTGCGACCTTCCTGGTCGATGCCACCGGGCATCTGGTGCAG
This portion of the Komagataeibacter sp. FNDCF1 genome encodes:
- a CDS encoding peroxiredoxin — translated: MSKVSPPFPEPGSVVPDFDMAANGGRTVSLGGLHGHPFVLYFYPKANTSGCTKEACEFEAALSDLQGEGVSVIGVSRDGMPALDKFAADHGLTFPLASDSDGRVTEAYGVWVEKSMYGRRYMGIERATFLVDATGHLVQAWRKVKVTNHVAAVRKAIATMRLQAGTDGGA